The region CCTCTTCACCCTGGCCGGCATCGTGCTCGGCAGCAGCATTCCGGGCCTGGAACATCTGGGGCTGGATTTCTCCATCGCGGCGACCTTTATCGCCCTGATTACACCCGTGGTGCGTAACGTGCCGACGGTGGTCTGTGTGGCGGTGTCGCTGTTCTGTTCGGTGCTGTTCAGCTACTGGCAATGGGGCTCGGCCCTGGTGTTGTCAGGGTTGGCGGGCATGACCGCCGGGTTTATCTGCAACAAGTTTTCCCGGGAGCGCACATGATCGTCTGGGCAGTGATTATCGGCATGGGTGTTTTGGTGTTTCTGAACCGCTACGTGTTTCTTGAGCCCCGATTGCCGGTGCGGTTGAGCAGCAATGCGCGGCAGTTTCTCGGTTTTGCGGTGCCGGGCATGCTCACGGCCATCTGCGGGCCGATTGTGTTTATGCCGGACAAACAACTGAACCTGCACTGGGACAACCCTTATCTGCTCAGCTCGCTGGTGGCCGTAGGATTGGTGCTTTACACCCGTAATACGCTGCTCAGCATGCTGTTGAGCATGGGGTTCTTCTTTTTGCTGCGCTGGTGGCTTTGAGCCGGGCGGGTGAATCTGTTCTACGCTTAAAGCTGGTAGTTGATCGCTTCAGGAAGAGAGGTGGACATGGCAACTGAACCCAAGCAGCCGGACCTGGATGAAGACACGGATGAACCGAGTGAAGAAGAAATTGAGCGCCAGAGACGCTCGATGCCGGACTGGAAGCATCCTGACGATGGTAAAGAGCTGTCAGATCTCGACGTAGAAATTCCGCTTAAACCTTAAAGTCAAAAGATCGCAGCCTTCGGCAGCTCCTTGTATCTCGACTATCGCTCCGTCAGGAGCGATAGTTCTCGACTGATCATCGAGGGAGGGACCTGGAAGCCGTGCAGCTCCTTAGGCTTTTTGCCTGTGACGTAGATCGTGCTCCAACCCTCCGCACTCACTCGTATAGTTCGAACGGTATCTTGGGCCCGCCTCTGGCTAGAGCCCGCATTCGCAAGGTCGGACAGAGTGCAGTGATGATCGCAATTGATCTGATTGGGAGAGTGTTATGTCCAGTTTCGTCGGCGTCGATGTCGCTAAAAACACCTTTGATATCGCTACACATCTGCCAAATGGCAAGCATAAAACCAAGGCCAAACTGGCTAACAATTCCAAGGGTTTCAAAGAGTTTGAAGCCTGGTTGCAGAAGCAGGCCGAGCCTTCGACCCTGATCGTGATGGAAGCGACCAGTGTCTATCATCTGGAGCTCGCCGAGTTCGTCTACAACAAGGGTTATCGGGTCTGCGTGGTGAATCCGGCCACGACTCACGCGTATGCGGGCAGCGAGTTACGTCGGATCAAAACCGACAAGAGTGATGCCAAGCTGATCGCCGACTTCGCCAAAGAAAAAAATGAAAAGCTCAAGCTTTGGGCTCCGGAACCGCTGAAGTTCCGCCAACTGAAGGCCATGGTTCGTCGCCTGGATGACCTTCAAGAGATGGAGCAAATGGAGCGTAATCGTCTGGACGTGTCCGACGAAAAGGTCAAAGAGTCGATCAACTCGGTGATTGGCC is a window of Pseudomonas sp. 10S4 DNA encoding:
- a CDS encoding IS110 family transposase; this encodes MSSFVGVDVAKNTFDIATHLPNGKHKTKAKLANNSKGFKEFEAWLQKQAEPSTLIVMEATSVYHLELAEFVYNKGYRVCVVNPATTHAYAGSELRRIKTDKSDAKLIADFAKEKNEKLKLWAPEPLKFRQLKAMVRRLDDLQEMEQMERNRLDVSDEKVKESINSVIGHIEKEIVETHKAIKKHIDDDPDMRQMRDLVVTIDGIGEKTLERLLAELGDLRKYDDPRKLVAAAGLNPELQESGLLKGRSPISKIGSARLRAGLYMPGLVALQHNKAIIAMKDRLKANGKAPKQIICAAMRKLLHYVYAVLKSGQPYDPEFALAR
- a CDS encoding AzlD domain-containing protein gives rise to the protein MVWAVIIGMGVLVFLNRYVFLEPRLPVRLSSNARQFLGFAVPGMLTAICGPIVFMPDKQLNLHWDNPYLLSSLVAVGLVLYTRNTLLSMLLSMGFFFLLRWWL